The DNA window CGATCCAATTCCAAGATGGTCAGTATGGCAACCTTTCATGGGTTGGTTGCTAAAACACCTCAATGATTTACCCACCACCGTTCGCCCAGAAGTTGTTAAGCTCATGGAGATTTGGCAAGTCAAATCTCCAACAGACTCAATTTATCGAAAGGAAATTGGTGAAATAGCGATCGCATGGCTTAATGAAGCGGAAGGAGAGGTTGGTAATGCCGAGATATAACGAATACGAAACCCGTTTACACAGAATTGTCCTACACTCAGCAGATGTTCTGCCAGAGAAAGTTGGAACTTACCTTAGTGAACTCGCTAAGTCTAGGAATTACGATACGAAAAAGGATGTAGTTTCTAAAATTCAAGACTTCAAGCCTCTTGTCGATTCAATTCCAAAAGAATTTGTTGATTTTGTCATCACTGTGCTTATCGAAAAGCCAATCAATCCAGAAAGTCACACCAGTATTTCTAGACAAATAACTCCCTCACTAGAAGATAGGAATTTTGGTATAGAGGAGATTTTTGATTTTTTTCCACCTGCTCCTGTTCAAGGGCCTTTCTTATATCTCTTACTTAATAATGAGGATGAAGGACTGCGGCTAGTTCATGCTCTTGCCAATGCTGCATCTGAAAAATGGCGTGAGTATAAACAGCGAAAAGAATTCGATCAACCTGCATTGACTCCTCTACCAGTAACTATTAACTTACCTTCTGGTATTCGTGAATTCTGGGGGGATACAGAAGTTTATTGCTGGTTTCGAGGAACAACTGTTGGTTCATATCCAGTGATTTCTGCCTTGATGGCATTAGAAGAGTGGATGGAGAGACAGATTGAAGCAGGTAGAGATGTTGAATCCCTTGTTGAGAAAGTGTTGCGTGGGAGCAATTCTGTTGCTGTGCTAGGTATTTGCTTAAGTATGGCACTTGCTTATCCTGAAAAGTGTCTAAAAGTAGCGTTGCCAATCGCTAGTTCTCCCGATATTTGGGAAATGGACATAAGTCGTCTAGTTCATGAAAGCAGCAATTCATGGGATGGGCTTAAGGAATGGGAATGGGATGAGAGCAAGAAGTTATATTACGAGGTTCTGGAAAGGCGAAATAAAAGACCGCAGCGTTCGCAGGAGATTAGAGGTTTAGCTATGCACTATATTTTGTCGAAAGATCGCTCTTTAAGAGTTCCATTCGAGCAGGCAGTTGAGAAATTCACAGAAAACCTTCCCTTTCGTTATCAAGAAGAAAAATCAGATCCAAACGCTGTAGCTGCTCTCCGAGAAAAGATGGAGAACTATCAAGTTTTTGGGAGGATAGAAAATTATAGACAACAGCAAGTGGGTGAGCATTGGCACATTTGGGTGGAGCGTCCTGAAGAAATTAGAAAACGCAATGATGAGCTTTTTGCCCCTAACTTTGAATGGCAACGTTGGCTTGGGGTATCTCTATGGGCAAAACAAACAATTAAAGATGGTAGGCAACAAGAGCGGATGACTTTAGAAGAAGCTGTTGCAGTAGCTAAAGAATTACAAACATCTGAAGACTTTATTCAATCGGATCGAGAAGATATTCATGGTGTTACTCGTCTTCAAGCAATAGCTGGTGTTGCCGCAGCTATTCTGATTGCAGATTTTGAGTGGACTAGAACACAGAATCATTTGGAATGGAGCCGTGCTATTCTACTTGCGGCTGCTCGTATGGCTGAAACATCCATGTATGCTATGTCACCGTTTAGCGCGAAAGTTTATGCTGGGCGAGGTTTAGCTTTACTGGCTACTCATGGTGTAGTAGATATTGAAGTACGGCAGCAGATTCTCCAGTTAATAAGTGAGTCACTTAGACGCTTTTCCCGTGCTGGAGAAGTGGTAAAAGCAGTCTTCAGTGGTCTACAAAATGCTTGGAATGTCGATCCAGTATTGTGCTGGAATGCCTTGAGCCTTTGTCTCTCTCTATCTGTAATTCCCGGAAAACTTTACTATGAAACTAGCCATAAGGAGCTAGAAACTTGGGAGGACAATGTTATTCAGAGTCACTTTGACTATATAGCAAAAGACGAAATTTCTGAGCTTCCTGGAATCCCCACAGCAAGAAGCATTGTTTTTATTCACGGGAATGCTGAGTATGGGCTTTATGCTTTGCCACTTACAGAACTGTGTCGAGACTCAGCCACGAAAAACAAATTGCTCCAGCTTTGTGATGATTTAGTAGCTCGAACAATTGCTGACAACTTGCCAGTGGACGGGAAGCCCTATTCAGAGCCTCATAAGCCCTATATGTGGAATCCTTTTATCTTTAACTGGGCAGCCTATTTGGCAAAATCGCTCAGTGTTGAAGAGACTCGTCACCACATTCTGAGACCACTACGAGACAATTGGTCTCAGGTTCCAGAACTGACGGCAGATCTTCTGAATGGATATATCAGTCATCAAATCGCTTACGTCGAAGGACCAACCGCACAAACTTTAGAAATTTGGAAGGAAATTTGCAACTGGGTACTGGATAGTCCAGAAATTGCGAAAGAAGCCAGTTATGACTACCTCGATCGTGATATTGGGGAAGTTTTACAACTGATCGTCTTTACCCAGCATGGTAGTTCTCGCATTAAGGATGACTGGCAGCACGCCCACCTTTTTATTGATATTTTTGACAAGTGGGTTAGCGTAGCTGGTCATAATCCTTACGCCTATAGTCATCTTCTTACAATGCTCAATGGTATTGGCTGGCAGTTTGCACCAGAATCAACACTCGAATGGTTGAATCGATGTGCGAGTAATGCTGTTCATTCCAAAGGTTATGAACAGCGTGGGAATGGAAGACGAACAGCAGAATTATTAAACCGTATTTGGAACAGCTTCGAGCGACAGATTCGTAATGATAAGGTACTCCTAGAACTGTATTCTAATCTTGTGTATCGACTCGTGGAAACTGGTATTCCCCTTGCGAGTGTGCTTCGACAGAATCTAGAGGGGCGGAGATCGGTGCTTTGAGTCTCTGATACAGCACTATTCAGCAAAGGTAGTTTCCGTATCCATAAATAAAGGAGTTTGCTTACGGAAGTGTCATTCATTTTAGCTCTCCATAAATCGCCCAAATCGCCATTGCGCGCAGGTAGTGACTGGCGCGGAAGGTTCCGGCGGCGGTAATGGCTTCGGGGGTACGAAACTGCAAACCGTTGTCGTAGATTTGGCGGACGACGGTTTCAGCAAGGCGGAAGGCTTCGTCTTTGCGTCCCATTTGTACTAGGAAGGCGGCGAGTCCGAAGTTAATTCCCGTCCAAACTTCGAGGGGATGGGTGGAGTTGGGGTTTTCGGGCGTACCGTCGGGTTTTACGCCATTCGCTGCACCAAATTTTCCTTCGTTGAATTTCAAAAAGCACGAGTCATAGATTTTGTCAAGGGCAATTTCGGCATAGTTGCGCTCGACGACGGCGGGTAAATCGAGGAGTTGGGCGTAGTATTGCCCGCAAAGTTGATCGGCCATGACGACTTCGGAACCGCTTTGACTGTCGAGGCGGTAGTATTCGCCGTTCCAGAGTGCGGGATGGTAAAGCGATCGCGCTTGTTGCAACCAGTCGCGATAAGTGGCGATCGCGCTTTCAATCCCTTGGGGGTAGTCGGTGGGTTGCAAGTTGGGATTAGCAGGTGGATATTGCAGTAAGATTTGTGCGATCGCGCAAGCCGCCTCGAGGGCAGCAATCCACAAGCCGCCGCAGTAGGCGCTAATCCCCTGCAAGCGCCAATCATCGAAGGTTTGATCGGGCGCGCCGGAATTTTCCGGGATGCCATCGCCGTCTTTATCGAATTCCTTCAAATAGACTAAAGTTTGTGCGATCGCGCCCCAACATTCCCACAAAAACTCCGTATCCGTTGCCCCCGTTAACAAATAATCCCGATACACTTGCAACACAAAATCGCAGGGTAAATCCTTCCACTGATTGCAATCTTGGTAAGCGGTGTAATTCGTTTTCTCCCAGGGATGTTCGTTCGGCGCGCCCAAGTCGTGAGGGGTAGCCCCAGCAAGCTTGCGGGGGGCGGTGGTGCGATCGTAACCGATCAGGCGTAAGGTCGCATCCTGCTGGGGGATGGCGCGGGCAAAGGCTTCCATTGCTGCCTTTTCCAAGCGCGGAAAATGATACAGCAAGCCAAACGATCCGTACAAGCGTACATCCAAACTTTCGTACCAACGATAATCCAAACATTCCAAGACGGCAAACTGTCCCACCGGATCCGTCTCCGTCGCCGCCGTCCAGAGGGTTCCCCCATCTGCGAGTAAATATAACTCGTTAAACAGGGCCATTTTCAACCAATCCGGCCAATCTTCCCGCCCCAAAACCGGCGCTTGCCAAGCTTGAATTTTATCCCGCCAGACATCGCTATGTTTGAGGGCAGTGCGAACCACCGTCCAAGCATTATTGCCGGTACGGGCGAAAAAGTCGGTATGGCGGCGATAGTAGCGCGTACCTTGCGCAAATTCCGTAATCGGGAAGTCCCACGCCAAAATAAAGGGAATTTTGCGCGTTTTTCCCGGACGCACGGTAAAGCGCACGGCCATTGCTGCGGCAATTTGTTCGCCGGGGGAAGCGGGGGTTTCGTCTTCGAGATCGGGGAGAGAACCGTTAGCGGCGAAAGAATCCCAAACTTCGCTCCCATCGCCGCTGGGGTTCCAACGTCCGAGATAGAAATTTTCCAAACTAGGGTTAGCAATGGTTGCGATCGCCATTTGTCCTTCCCCTTCCTGTAACTCATCGTAGAGACGCAGGCGGTTGAACAAACAGCCGACGCGATGAAAATCGGCAATCCATTGATTGTAATTGCCGGTACTGTCGCCCCAGCGCGGCTGATAGTCATAGATGGGGCTGCCGTCATCCC is part of the Oscillatoria sp. FACHB-1406 genome and encodes:
- a CDS encoding GH116 family glycosyl hydrolase, whose product is MIFQTPRPEIPTCAWKRPIGLGWDNPYTVRYASNLDDGPWHGMPLGGLGSGCIGRSPRGDFNLWHLDGGEHTFRSLPACQFSIFEQPEGGTAQAYALCTDAPEDGSLSRWRWYPQDGGTYHALYPRSWFEYAGVFESEIICEQFSPIWAHSYQESSYPVAVFDWTIHNSSDRAITLSILFTWQNSVGWFTNAVQSPVIQMRDDGSPIYDYQPRWGDSTGNYNQWIADFHRVGCLFNRLRLYDELQEGEGQMAIATIANPSLENFYLGRWNPSGDGSEVWDSFAANGSLPDLEDETPASPGEQIAAAMAVRFTVRPGKTRKIPFILAWDFPITEFAQGTRYYRRHTDFFARTGNNAWTVVRTALKHSDVWRDKIQAWQAPVLGREDWPDWLKMALFNELYLLADGGTLWTAATETDPVGQFAVLECLDYRWYESLDVRLYGSFGLLYHFPRLEKAAMEAFARAIPQQDATLRLIGYDRTTAPRKLAGATPHDLGAPNEHPWEKTNYTAYQDCNQWKDLPCDFVLQVYRDYLLTGATDTEFLWECWGAIAQTLVYLKEFDKDGDGIPENSGAPDQTFDDWRLQGISAYCGGLWIAALEAACAIAQILLQYPPANPNLQPTDYPQGIESAIATYRDWLQQARSLYHPALWNGEYYRLDSQSGSEVVMADQLCGQYYAQLLDLPAVVERNYAEIALDKIYDSCFLKFNEGKFGAANGVKPDGTPENPNSTHPLEVWTGINFGLAAFLVQMGRKDEAFRLAETVVRQIYDNGLQFRTPEAITAAGTFRASHYLRAMAIWAIYGELK